One part of the Azospirillum sp. B510 genome encodes these proteins:
- a CDS encoding ABC transporter ATP-binding protein, with protein MLKVSGVHTFYGAIEALKGIDIEIGAGEIVSLIGANGAGKSTLLMTICGSPRARQGRVFFEGEDITDLPTHEIVRRGIAQSPEGRRIFPRMTVLENLQMGSIVAQPGSFERELERVLTLFPRLKERINQRAGTMSGGEQQMLAIGRALMSQPRLLLLDEPSLGLAPLIVKQIFQVIQEINREQKMTVFMVEQNAFHALKLAHRAYVMVTGKITMTGTGAQLLADPEVRSAYLEGGH; from the coding sequence ATGCTGAAGGTATCGGGCGTCCACACCTTCTACGGCGCGATCGAGGCGCTGAAGGGCATCGACATCGAGATCGGCGCCGGCGAGATCGTGTCGCTGATCGGCGCCAACGGGGCGGGCAAATCGACGCTGCTGATGACGATCTGCGGCAGCCCGCGGGCGCGCCAGGGCCGGGTGTTCTTCGAGGGCGAGGACATCACCGACCTGCCGACCCACGAGATCGTGCGGCGCGGCATCGCGCAAAGCCCGGAGGGGCGGCGCATCTTCCCGCGGATGACGGTTCTGGAGAATTTGCAGATGGGCTCGATCGTCGCCCAGCCCGGCAGTTTCGAGCGCGAGCTGGAGCGGGTGCTGACCTTGTTCCCGCGGCTGAAGGAGCGCATCAACCAGCGGGCCGGGACGATGTCGGGCGGCGAGCAGCAGATGCTGGCGATCGGGCGGGCGCTGATGAGCCAGCCGCGCCTGCTGCTGCTGGACGAGCCGAGCCTCGGCCTGGCGCCGCTGATCGTGAAGCAGATCTTCCAGGTGATCCAGGAGATCAACCGGGAACAGAAGATGACGGTGTTCATGGTGGAGCAGAACGCCTTCCACGCGCTGAAGCTGGCGCACCGGGCCTATGTGATGGTGACGGGGAAGATCACGATGACGGGGACGGGCGCGCAGCTTCTGGCCGACCCGGAGGTGCGGTCGGCCTATCTGGAAGGGGGACATTGA
- a CDS encoding ATP-binding protein, with protein sequence MMMQMLVLLLFTGIFAIVWRQGGIQRGGGQGSGSRSAGLLALGLGLGVVGNTLWVLRGAVSPLLSVVAANLLMHGGTLLVCWAAALLAGRRFPVWIMPPALAADALLFFHFTLIQPDYQVRSILASGLYGVLYLSAGALLLGERRRWRLIAVRCAALPLIGLGLIHAMRVVLVLFQPGGAAEQGEAQRGGLLLLFLILVVAGLVSLLWVHMADAQNALREEVDSRRASEAALARAKEAAERMAATRSRFLANMSHEIRTPMNAVSGLARLLGQSVLNERQRIHVTRIAAAADLLLRLTDGVLSVARLEAGQVALDESDFDLADLLDGVAGAVAPVAEAKGLDFVIDRSDGVPAVLRGDAGRLGQILLNLAGNAVKFTETGSVRLSVEPAMLAGGRRGLRFSVRDSGPGIDPRHLSDIFEPFHQPDAASARRHGGSGLGLAIARQAATLMGGTISADSRPGQGSVFTVILPFGTAAGSTVPQAPPVRLDGMRVLVVDDDEVNREVAREILEQAGALVETALDGREAVAWAIDPASGIDAVLMDIRMPGLDGLAATAFIREQRGLADLPVIAVTAHAYDEERRQCLAAGMNDFVTKPVAPERLLGVLARWLKPRTAAVAASAAAAAASPAGAGLPDSIAGFDIAAAVERFCGNAGLVRHLLDRFAQRCAEAAELLAAPADAGLRPFLHRLRGAAVTLGAERIAGHAERLSRLLEDAPPDGGPPDDGRVEAVLAESAALADALAAAARAIRAAGIGAERPPVAANGKIGEVAA encoded by the coding sequence ATGATGATGCAGATGCTGGTGCTGCTGCTGTTCACCGGCATCTTCGCCATCGTCTGGCGCCAGGGAGGCATTCAGAGGGGCGGCGGTCAGGGGAGCGGCAGCCGGTCGGCCGGCCTGTTGGCCCTCGGGCTGGGATTGGGAGTGGTCGGCAACACCCTCTGGGTTCTGCGCGGGGCGGTGTCGCCGCTTCTGAGCGTGGTCGCCGCCAATCTCCTGATGCATGGCGGGACGCTGCTGGTCTGCTGGGCCGCCGCCCTGCTGGCCGGGCGGCGGTTTCCCGTCTGGATCATGCCGCCGGCCCTCGCCGCCGACGCCCTGCTGTTCTTCCACTTCACCCTGATCCAGCCGGACTATCAGGTGCGGTCGATCCTCGCCAGCGGGCTGTACGGCGTTCTCTATCTGTCGGCCGGCGCGCTGCTGCTCGGCGAACGGCGGCGCTGGCGTCTGATCGCGGTCCGTTGCGCCGCCCTGCCGCTCATCGGGCTGGGGCTGATCCATGCGATGCGGGTCGTCCTGGTCCTGTTCCAGCCGGGGGGCGCCGCGGAGCAGGGCGAGGCGCAGCGCGGCGGCCTGCTGCTGCTGTTCCTGATCCTCGTCGTCGCCGGGCTGGTCAGCCTGCTGTGGGTGCATATGGCCGATGCCCAGAACGCCCTGCGCGAGGAGGTGGACAGCCGCCGTGCGTCCGAGGCGGCGCTGGCCCGCGCCAAAGAGGCGGCCGAACGCATGGCCGCGACCAGAAGCCGCTTCCTCGCCAACATGAGCCATGAGATCCGGACGCCGATGAATGCGGTCAGCGGCCTCGCCCGGCTGCTCGGGCAGTCCGTCCTGAACGAGCGCCAGCGCATCCATGTCACCCGCATCGCCGCCGCCGCCGATCTGCTGCTGCGGCTGACCGACGGCGTTCTCAGCGTGGCGCGGCTGGAGGCCGGACAGGTCGCGCTCGACGAAAGCGACTTCGATCTGGCCGACCTGCTCGACGGGGTGGCCGGCGCCGTGGCGCCGGTGGCGGAGGCCAAGGGGCTGGATTTCGTCATCGACCGGAGCGACGGCGTGCCGGCGGTCCTGCGCGGGGATGCCGGCCGGCTCGGCCAGATCCTGCTCAACCTCGCCGGCAACGCGGTGAAGTTCACCGAGACCGGTTCCGTCCGGCTGTCGGTCGAGCCGGCCATGCTTGCCGGCGGGCGCCGGGGCTTGCGTTTTTCCGTGCGCGACAGCGGGCCTGGCATCGACCCGCGCCACCTGTCCGACATCTTTGAGCCGTTCCACCAACCGGACGCCGCGTCGGCCCGGCGGCATGGCGGCAGCGGGCTCGGTCTGGCGATCGCGCGGCAGGCGGCGACGCTGATGGGCGGAACGATCTCGGCCGACAGCCGCCCCGGCCAGGGAAGCGTCTTCACCGTGATCCTGCCCTTCGGGACCGCGGCCGGTTCCACCGTTCCGCAGGCGCCGCCGGTCAGGCTGGACGGAATGCGTGTTCTCGTGGTCGACGACGACGAGGTCAACCGCGAGGTCGCCCGCGAAATCCTGGAACAGGCGGGTGCGCTGGTCGAAACCGCTTTGGACGGCCGTGAAGCGGTGGCATGGGCCATCGATCCCGCCTCCGGGATCGATGCGGTGCTGATGGACATCCGAATGCCGGGACTCGACGGGCTGGCGGCGACCGCCTTCATCCGCGAACAGCGCGGCCTTGCCGACCTGCCGGTGATCGCGGTGACCGCTCATGCCTATGACGAGGAGCGGCGCCAGTGCCTCGCCGCCGGCATGAATGATTTCGTCACCAAGCCGGTCGCGCCCGAGCGGTTGCTCGGTGTTCTCGCCCGCTGGCTCAAGCCCCGGACGGCGGCGGTGGCGGCATCGGCTGCTGCGGCTGCGGCTTCGCCGGCCGGCGCCGGGCTTCCCGACAGCATCGCCGGGTTCGACATCGCGGCGGCGGTGGAGCGCTTCTGCGGCAATGCCGGGCTGGTCCGCCATCTGCTCGACCGCTTCGCCCAGCGTTGCGCCGAGGCGGCGGAGCTGCTTGCCGCACCGGCCGATGCCGGGCTACGGCCCTTTCTCCACCGCCTGCGGGGGGCGGCGGTGACGCTGGGCGCCGAGCGGATCGCCGGCCATGCCGAACGGCTATCCCGCCTGCTGGAAGACGCCCCGCCGGATGGTGGCCCGCCGGATGATGGCCGGGTGGAGGCGGTCCTGGCGGAATCGGCCGCCCTGGCCGATGCGCTGGCGGCCGCGGCCAGGGCGATCCGGGCGGCGGGCATCGGTGCGGAGCGGCCGCCCGTTGCCGCAAACGGAAAGATCGGGGAGGTCGCGGCATGA
- a CDS encoding DUF6867 family protein has protein sequence MEALLGSSLPVFVFLTVLVFGGCGVLTGQTLAEGWKPVSSVIAYSLLLGVGDRFLAWGLFGGQLLSLWGFIVHTAVIALITLTAHRVAIARRMVNQYPWLYERAGPFAWKERSPACG, from the coding sequence ATGGAGGCGCTTCTCGGGTCTTCGCTGCCGGTCTTCGTGTTCCTGACGGTCCTGGTGTTCGGCGGCTGCGGGGTTCTGACCGGCCAGACGCTGGCGGAGGGGTGGAAGCCGGTCTCCAGCGTGATCGCCTATTCGCTGCTGCTGGGCGTCGGCGACCGCTTCCTCGCCTGGGGCCTGTTCGGCGGGCAGCTGTTGTCGCTGTGGGGCTTCATCGTCCACACCGCCGTCATCGCCCTGATCACGCTGACCGCACACCGCGTCGCCATCGCGCGCCGCATGGTCAACCAGTACCCGTGGCTCTATGAGCGCGCAGGGCCCTTCGCTTGGAAAGAGCGCAGTCCAGCCTGCGGCTGA
- a CDS encoding acyl-CoA dehydrogenase, with product MQSIQWDDAFLLESQLTEDEKLVRDSARAYCQDRLQPRVISAFREERFDREIMAEMGELGLLGPTIPEEYGGPGVSHVAYGLVAREVERVDSGYRSAMSVQSSLVMHPIYSYGSEEQKKKWLPRLATGELVGCFGLTEPDHGSDPGGMKTRATKVDGGYLLSGSKMWITNSPIADLAVVWAKSEAHDNKIKGFVVERGTKGFSTPKIEGKLSLRASVTGEIVLDEAFVPDENLLPNVTGLGGPFGCLNKARYGIAWGVLGAAEFCWHAARQYTLDRKQFGRPLAQTQLVQKKLADMMTEITLGLQAALRVGRMMDDGSWSPEAISLIKRNNCGKALDIARVARDMHGGNGISEEFQVIRHMVNLETVNTYEGTHDVHALILGRVQTGLQAFF from the coding sequence GTGCAGAGCATCCAGTGGGACGACGCTTTCCTCCTTGAAAGCCAGCTGACCGAGGACGAGAAGCTGGTCCGTGACAGCGCCCGCGCCTACTGCCAGGACCGGCTCCAGCCCCGTGTCATCTCCGCCTTCCGCGAGGAGCGGTTCGACCGCGAGATCATGGCCGAGATGGGCGAGCTGGGGCTGCTCGGCCCGACCATCCCGGAGGAGTATGGCGGGCCGGGCGTCAGCCACGTCGCCTACGGGCTGGTCGCCCGCGAGGTGGAGCGGGTCGACAGCGGCTATCGCTCCGCCATGTCGGTGCAGTCCTCGCTGGTCATGCATCCGATCTATTCCTATGGTAGCGAGGAGCAGAAAAAGAAGTGGCTGCCGCGTCTGGCCACCGGCGAGCTGGTCGGCTGTTTCGGCCTGACCGAGCCGGACCACGGCTCCGACCCCGGCGGCATGAAGACCCGCGCCACCAAGGTCGATGGCGGCTATCTGCTGTCGGGGTCCAAGATGTGGATCACCAACTCGCCCATCGCCGACCTCGCCGTCGTCTGGGCGAAGTCGGAGGCCCATGACAACAAGATCAAGGGCTTCGTGGTCGAGCGCGGCACCAAGGGCTTCTCCACCCCGAAGATCGAGGGCAAGCTGTCGCTGCGCGCGTCGGTCACCGGCGAGATCGTGCTGGACGAGGCCTTCGTCCCCGACGAGAACCTGCTGCCCAACGTGACGGGGTTGGGCGGTCCGTTCGGCTGCCTGAACAAGGCGCGCTACGGCATCGCCTGGGGCGTGCTGGGCGCTGCGGAGTTCTGCTGGCACGCCGCCCGCCAGTATACGCTGGATCGCAAGCAGTTCGGCCGTCCGCTGGCCCAGACCCAGCTGGTGCAGAAGAAGCTGGCCGACATGATGACGGAGATCACGCTGGGCCTCCAGGCTGCCTTGCGCGTCGGCCGCATGATGGACGACGGCAGCTGGTCGCCGGAAGCGATCTCGCTGATCAAGCGCAACAATTGCGGCAAGGCGCTCGACATCGCCCGCGTCGCCCGCGACATGCACGGCGGCAACGGCATCTCCGAGGAATTCCAGGTCATCCGCCACATGGTGAACCTGGAGACGGTGAACACCTACGAAGGCACCCACGATGTGCATGCCCTGATCCTGGGCCGGGTGCAGACGGGGCTTCAGGCGTTCTTCTGA
- a CDS encoding methyl-accepting chemotaxis protein, whose protein sequence is MAVDKAAASRPRRIWSVGNKVTAAFVAAIVGGFIVIMGLQAKMQYDDAVRLATHDARVKTDMLANATKTSFVAGDGASIETEFMPLANSGEVQLASLRAATASGLLADFSNQQFARYDLKADQVLVEAVLAGKGAQTRSADGHIVVTVPVVTGKSNRLVGALQIAWSLEKQIDAIATQMRNQIAICLIALVVQIALLNLLLGRIVIRPLRAMAAAMARLADGDTAIEVPGDGRSDEIGAMAGSVTVFRDNARAIGRMHAAQAEADAKAEQAKRAALLDLADRFQGTVKRLVEGIAESASGMADSADRMAMVVGEATSQTRNVARESDDIQSNVRSAAAAATELASSIGGISDQVGHSARIAGAAVSHTDRTNATVQGLIANADRIGQVVGLIHAIAKQTNLLALNATIEAARAGEAGKGFAVVATEVKGLADQTAKATDEIATQVDAMQSVTREAAEAIGAIGSTITEIDGISGTITQSVREQNAATQEIARAVEMAALGTQDVSATIAALARTAESAGGTALNVQDAARGLSGQTRALAAEVERFLTEVRQQATGDVEAA, encoded by the coding sequence ATGGCAGTGGATAAGGCGGCCGCATCCCGGCCGCGCCGGATCTGGAGTGTCGGGAACAAGGTGACGGCGGCCTTCGTCGCCGCCATCGTCGGCGGCTTCATCGTCATCATGGGGTTGCAGGCCAAGATGCAGTATGACGACGCGGTGCGGCTGGCGACGCACGACGCCCGCGTCAAGACGGACATGCTGGCCAACGCCACTAAGACCAGCTTCGTCGCCGGTGACGGCGCCTCCATCGAGACGGAGTTCATGCCGCTGGCCAACAGCGGCGAGGTTCAGCTCGCCTCGCTGCGCGCGGCGACCGCCTCAGGCTTGCTGGCCGACTTCTCCAACCAGCAATTCGCCAGATACGACCTGAAGGCCGACCAGGTTCTGGTCGAGGCGGTGCTGGCCGGCAAGGGCGCCCAGACCCGTTCGGCCGACGGGCACATCGTCGTGACCGTGCCGGTGGTGACCGGCAAGAGCAACCGGCTGGTCGGCGCCCTGCAGATCGCCTGGAGCCTGGAAAAGCAGATCGACGCCATCGCCACCCAGATGCGCAACCAGATCGCCATCTGCCTGATCGCTCTGGTGGTGCAGATCGCCCTGCTGAACCTCCTGCTCGGCCGCATCGTCATCCGCCCGCTGCGCGCCATGGCGGCGGCGATGGCGAGACTGGCCGACGGCGACACCGCCATCGAGGTGCCGGGCGACGGCCGTTCCGACGAGATCGGCGCGATGGCCGGTTCGGTCACCGTCTTCCGCGACAACGCCCGCGCCATCGGGCGCATGCACGCGGCGCAAGCCGAAGCCGACGCCAAGGCCGAACAGGCCAAGCGCGCCGCCTTGCTCGACCTCGCCGACCGGTTCCAGGGCACGGTCAAGCGTCTGGTCGAGGGCATCGCCGAGTCCGCATCCGGCATGGCCGACAGCGCCGACCGCATGGCCATGGTGGTGGGCGAGGCGACCAGCCAGACCCGCAACGTCGCCCGCGAATCGGACGACATCCAGTCCAACGTCCGCTCCGCCGCGGCGGCGGCGACCGAACTGGCCAGCTCCATCGGCGGGATTTCCGATCAGGTCGGCCATTCCGCCCGCATCGCCGGCGCGGCGGTGTCCCACACCGACCGCACCAACGCCACCGTCCAAGGGTTGATCGCCAATGCCGACCGCATCGGCCAGGTGGTCGGGTTGATCCACGCCATCGCCAAGCAGACCAATCTGCTGGCGCTGAACGCCACCATCGAGGCGGCCCGCGCCGGCGAGGCCGGCAAGGGCTTCGCCGTGGTGGCGACCGAGGTGAAGGGGCTGGCCGACCAGACCGCCAAGGCCACCGACGAGATCGCCACCCAGGTCGACGCGATGCAGTCGGTCACCCGTGAGGCGGCCGAGGCCATCGGCGCCATCGGCAGCACCATCACCGAGATCGACGGCATTTCCGGCACCATCACCCAATCGGTGCGGGAACAGAACGCCGCCACCCAGGAGATCGCCCGGGCGGTGGAGATGGCCGCGCTCGGCACCCAGGACGTGTCGGCGACCATCGCCGCCTTGGCCCGGACGGCGGAGAGCGCCGGCGGCACGGCGCTGAATGTCCAGGACGCCGCCCGCGGCCTGTCCGGCCAGACCCGCGCCCTGGCGGCGGAGGTCGAACGCTTCCTCACCGAGGTGCGCCAGCAGGCGACCGGCGACGTGGAGGCGGCGTAG
- a CDS encoding response regulator transcription factor, whose product MSGQPLSPAPQLQVILLEDDEDQRDALVMTLCGLGLAVEGVGSMADFYRRLLVQRYDVAIVDLGLPDGDGRSVVHFIAEHTSMGIIILSAAGDIEERIRGFHTGADLYFVKPVDCRELAAAAVRLFNRSSGGRLPRPAAGADRKTGGGGGMRAECWLLVPSRWLLVAPDGGEMMLTPKEMRFIEVLARQPGEVVPRNVFIRHLGYPDDTGGHRRLEALIRRLRMKAEEVLGRSLPVSTVHGVGYSFSRSLTVAVLPSS is encoded by the coding sequence ATGAGCGGCCAACCCCTTTCCCCCGCCCCGCAACTCCAAGTGATTCTGCTGGAGGATGACGAGGATCAACGCGACGCGCTGGTCATGACCCTGTGTGGATTGGGCCTGGCGGTCGAGGGGGTCGGCAGCATGGCGGACTTCTATCGCAGGCTGCTGGTGCAACGCTACGATGTGGCGATCGTCGATCTGGGGCTGCCGGACGGCGACGGGCGTTCGGTCGTCCACTTCATCGCCGAACATACGTCGATGGGGATCATCATCCTCTCCGCCGCCGGCGATATCGAAGAGCGGATCCGCGGGTTCCACACCGGCGCCGATCTGTATTTCGTCAAGCCGGTGGATTGCCGCGAGCTTGCCGCGGCGGCGGTTCGCCTCTTCAACCGGTCTTCCGGCGGCCGGCTGCCGCGGCCGGCCGCCGGTGCCGATCGAAAGACCGGCGGTGGCGGCGGCATGCGGGCCGAGTGCTGGCTGCTGGTCCCGTCGCGCTGGCTGCTGGTCGCTCCGGACGGAGGGGAGATGATGCTGACGCCGAAAGAGATGCGCTTCATCGAGGTGCTGGCGCGTCAGCCGGGAGAGGTCGTCCCGCGCAACGTGTTCATCCGGCATCTGGGATACCCCGACGATACCGGTGGGCACCGCCGTCTCGAGGCTCTCATCCGCCGGTTGAGGATGAAGGCGGAGGAGGTGCTGGGCCGAAGCCTGCCGGTTTCCACCGTGCATGGCGTCGGCTACAGCTTTTCCCGATCCTTGACCGTGGCCGTCTTGCCGAGCTCCTGA
- a CDS encoding ABC transporter ATP-binding protein, whose amino-acid sequence MSAPMDNAGMNSDKPLLSVEHLTMRFGGLVANNDVSFEARAGEITALIGPNGAGKTTLFNCVTGFYTPTVGRLTLRHPAGKEFLLERMPGYRIAQLAGVARTFQNIRLFGGMSVLENLIVAQHNKLMRASGFAIAGLLGLPGFRRAEHEAVELAKYWLDRVRLTEFADWEAGNLPYGAQRRLEIARAMCTEPVLLCLDEPAAGLNPRESGELAEILTFIRDVRTPRGHRTGVLLIEHDMSVVMRISDHVVVLDYGRKISDGNPEHVKNDPAVIRAYLGEDEDEALPPEVAADLNLARKGA is encoded by the coding sequence ATGAGCGCCCCCATGGACAATGCTGGGATGAATAGCGACAAGCCTTTGCTGAGCGTCGAACACCTGACCATGCGCTTCGGCGGGCTGGTGGCGAACAACGACGTGTCGTTCGAGGCGCGGGCCGGCGAGATCACCGCGCTGATCGGCCCGAACGGCGCCGGCAAGACGACGCTGTTCAACTGCGTCACCGGCTTCTACACGCCGACGGTGGGGCGGCTGACGCTGCGTCACCCGGCGGGCAAGGAATTCCTGCTGGAGCGGATGCCGGGCTACCGCATCGCCCAGCTGGCCGGGGTGGCGCGCACCTTCCAGAACATCCGGCTGTTCGGCGGGATGAGCGTCCTGGAAAACCTGATCGTCGCCCAGCACAACAAGCTGATGCGGGCGTCCGGCTTCGCCATCGCCGGGCTGCTCGGGCTTCCCGGCTTCCGCCGGGCCGAGCATGAGGCGGTGGAGCTGGCGAAATACTGGCTGGACCGGGTGCGGCTGACCGAGTTCGCCGACTGGGAGGCCGGCAACCTGCCCTATGGCGCCCAGCGCCGTTTGGAGATCGCGCGGGCGATGTGCACCGAGCCGGTGCTGCTGTGCCTGGACGAGCCGGCGGCCGGGCTGAACCCGCGCGAGTCGGGGGAGCTGGCCGAGATCCTGACCTTCATCCGCGATGTGCGGACGCCGCGGGGCCACCGCACCGGCGTGTTGCTGATCGAGCATGACATGAGCGTGGTGATGCGCATTTCCGACCATGTGGTGGTACTGGACTATGGCCGGAAGATTTCCGACGGCAATCCTGAGCATGTGAAGAACGACCCGGCGGTGATCCGCGCCTATCTCGGCGAGGACGAGGACGAGGCGTTGCCGCCGGAGGTCGCCGCCGACCTGAACCTCGCCCGGAAGGGAGCCTGA
- the livM gene encoding high-affinity branched-chain amino acid ABC transporter permease LivM, translating to MTTPSHAPSHPHYHINGKRPGVDWPATLKDAGLAAFVALLLTVPLVGLRTVDRPTGLGIEARPEEVAASLLLVFLGRLGLGLIRQGMALPVLILALVCAGVGLVLPMPTQVLRLVLVLGGGVIAIRAAMTVATGRSKLSQAERDKRMDRVAARVQHASRYIGPVAVAFAAVLPLTPLADRMILDIGILLLTYIMLGWGLNIVVGLAGLLDLGYVAFYAVGAYSYALLAHYFGLSFWLCLPLAGVLAACSGVLLGFPVLRLRGDYFAIVTLGFGEIIRIILVNWYQFTGGPNGISGIPRPSFFGIADFSRSPADGMPAFHELFGLEFSPLHRIIFLYYLILALALVVNLFTLRVRKLPLGRAWEALREDDIACASLGINRTNMKLAAFAIAAMFGGFAGSFFATRQGFISPESFTFIESAIILAIVVLGGMGSQIGVVVATLLVIGLPEAFRELADYRMLAFGAGMVVIMLWRPRGLLAHRDPTILLHGGGKPAAGAAK from the coding sequence ATGACCACCCCTTCCCACGCGCCGTCGCACCCCCATTACCACATCAACGGCAAGCGGCCCGGCGTCGATTGGCCCGCCACCCTCAAGGACGCCGGGCTCGCCGCCTTCGTCGCCCTTCTGCTGACCGTTCCGCTGGTGGGATTGCGCACCGTCGACCGCCCGACCGGTCTCGGCATCGAGGCCCGGCCGGAGGAGGTGGCCGCCTCGCTGCTGCTGGTCTTCCTCGGCCGGCTCGGGCTCGGGCTGATCCGCCAGGGCATGGCTCTGCCGGTGCTGATCCTGGCGCTGGTCTGCGCCGGCGTCGGGCTGGTGCTGCCGATGCCGACCCAGGTGCTGCGCCTCGTCCTGGTGCTGGGCGGCGGCGTCATCGCCATCCGCGCCGCCATGACGGTCGCCACCGGCCGCTCCAAGCTCAGTCAGGCCGAGCGCGACAAGCGGATGGACCGCGTCGCGGCACGCGTGCAGCACGCCAGCCGCTACATCGGCCCGGTCGCCGTCGCCTTCGCCGCGGTGCTGCCGCTGACGCCGCTGGCCGACCGCATGATCCTCGACATCGGCATCCTGCTGCTGACCTACATCATGCTGGGCTGGGGCCTGAACATCGTCGTCGGTCTCGCCGGCCTGCTCGACCTCGGCTATGTCGCCTTCTACGCGGTCGGCGCCTATTCCTACGCGCTGCTCGCCCATTATTTCGGGCTGAGCTTCTGGCTCTGCCTGCCGCTGGCGGGCGTGCTGGCCGCCTGTTCGGGCGTGCTGCTGGGCTTCCCGGTGCTGCGGCTGCGCGGCGATTATTTCGCCATCGTGACCTTGGGCTTCGGCGAGATCATCCGCATCATCCTGGTCAACTGGTACCAGTTCACCGGCGGCCCCAACGGCATCTCCGGCATCCCGCGGCCGAGCTTCTTCGGCATCGCCGACTTCTCGCGCAGCCCGGCCGACGGCATGCCGGCCTTCCATGAGCTGTTCGGGCTGGAATTCTCGCCGCTGCACCGCATCATCTTCCTCTACTACCTCATCCTGGCGCTGGCGCTGGTGGTGAACCTGTTCACGCTGCGCGTGCGCAAGCTGCCGCTGGGCCGGGCGTGGGAGGCTCTGCGCGAGGACGACATCGCCTGCGCCTCGCTCGGCATCAACCGCACCAACATGAAGCTGGCGGCCTTCGCCATCGCCGCGATGTTCGGCGGCTTCGCCGGGTCCTTCTTCGCGACGCGCCAGGGCTTCATCAGCCCGGAGAGCTTCACCTTCATCGAGTCGGCGATCATCCTGGCCATCGTCGTGCTGGGCGGCATGGGCAGCCAGATCGGCGTGGTGGTGGCGACGCTGCTGGTGATCGGCCTGCCCGAGGCGTTCCGCGAGCTGGCCGACTACCGCATGCTGGCGTTCGGCGCCGGCATGGTGGTGATCATGCTGTGGCGTCCGCGCGGCCTGCTGGCCCACCGCGACCCGACCATCCTCCTGCATGGCGGCGGGAAGCCCGCCGCGGGAGCCGCGAAATGA